The proteins below are encoded in one region of Limnochorda pilosa:
- a CDS encoding L-threonylcarbamoyladenylate synthase, with the protein MDRIATVLRRVDPTRPDGPTIQEAAAILRRGGLVAFPTETVYGLGAVVTNRGALRRIFEAKGRPGDNPLILHVAQAEEAARWVRQVPPAGRVLMERFWPGPLTLVLARAPAVPDEATGGLDTVAVRLPAHAVARALIRAAGAAVAAPSANTSGRPSPTTAQAVWEDLNGRVELILDGGPAGLGVESTVLDLTHPVPVVLRPGGVSVEQLETLLGRVEVDPAVEDGVLEGPARSPGLRYRHYAPQAPALLLEGPAGAVARRAAELAEAAHRRGRRVGLLVMAEEAAALAPNLPPGSVLRVLGARDAPEEAARRLYPALREMDRLGLDEVILAAPARRGLGLAVLDRMRRAAGYRVERL; encoded by the coding sequence ATGGACCGCATTGCGACTGTGCTGCGGCGGGTCGACCCCACCCGACCCGACGGGCCCACGATCCAGGAGGCTGCAGCCATCCTCCGCCGGGGCGGGCTGGTGGCCTTTCCCACCGAGACGGTCTACGGCCTCGGCGCCGTGGTGACGAACCGGGGCGCCTTGCGGCGCATCTTCGAAGCCAAGGGCCGTCCGGGCGACAACCCTTTGATCCTCCACGTGGCCCAGGCCGAAGAGGCCGCCCGTTGGGTGCGGCAGGTGCCTCCGGCCGGGAGGGTGCTCATGGAGCGGTTCTGGCCGGGGCCGCTCACTCTGGTGCTCGCCCGCGCCCCGGCGGTACCCGACGAGGCCACGGGGGGGCTCGACACGGTTGCCGTCCGGCTTCCGGCGCACGCGGTGGCACGAGCCCTGATCCGCGCCGCGGGGGCAGCGGTGGCGGCGCCGAGCGCCAACACCTCGGGTCGCCCCAGCCCGACCACGGCCCAGGCGGTGTGGGAGGACCTGAACGGCAGGGTGGAGCTGATCCTCGACGGCGGTCCCGCCGGCCTGGGAGTGGAGTCGACCGTGCTGGACCTTACCCATCCGGTCCCGGTGGTGCTCCGACCCGGCGGCGTCAGCGTGGAGCAGCTTGAGACGCTCCTGGGCCGGGTGGAGGTGGATCCTGCCGTGGAAGACGGGGTCCTGGAAGGGCCCGCCCGCTCCCCCGGCCTCCGGTATCGCCACTACGCGCCACAGGCCCCGGCCCTGCTGCTGGAAGGCCCAGCCGGCGCGGTGGCGCGCCGAGCCGCGGAGCTGGCCGAGGCCGCCCATCGCCGGGGCCGGCGGGTGGGGCTCCTGGTGATGGCCGAGGAGGCGGCAGCGCTCGCCCCCAACCTTCCGCCCGGCTCGGTGCTGCGCGTCCTGGGAGCGCGGGACGCACCCGAAGAGGCCGCCCGCCGTCTCTACCCCGCCCTGCGCGAGATGGATCGCCTCGGCCTGGACGAGGTCATTCTTGCCGCCCCAGCCCGACGGGGCCTGGGCCTGGCCGTGCTCGACCGCATGCGCCGGGCCGCAGGGTACCGGGTGGAACGGTTGTAG
- the hflX gene encoding GTPase HflX — MQLRETVILAGLKEADNPMAGSLFRELGSLVEAAGGEVAGEVTSSRRRPHPATLIGPGKVEDLQAMVVRTGADLVVFNDELSPAQARNLSAALKCRVIDRTQLILDIFAQRARSREGKLQVERAQLEYLLPRLGGTVEELSRLGGGIGTRGPGETQLERDRRRVRRRLARLRRELASFEGTRRVQRATRQQHGIPLVALVGYTNAGKSTLFNRLTGAGVTAGDRLFETLDPTLRRLRLGSPPGDEVILADTVGFLRRLPHRLVAAFHATLEEVVEADLLLHVVDASDPEHPQQMQAVQAVLRELGTEDKPHVVAFNKVDRLGGRRPLAMRMEPHAVAISALEGRGLDALQEEIRRCLPERLVVREYRFPYGAAGLVAWFHRGGRVLEEEYGPEEIRLRVELRESLAREAGAVVGARRSQRRVPQ, encoded by the coding sequence GTGCAGCTGCGCGAGACGGTGATTCTGGCCGGGCTGAAAGAGGCCGACAACCCCATGGCCGGCAGCCTCTTTCGGGAGCTGGGGTCCTTGGTGGAGGCGGCCGGAGGCGAGGTCGCCGGCGAGGTGACCTCGTCGCGCCGGAGGCCGCACCCCGCGACCCTGATCGGCCCGGGGAAGGTCGAGGACCTCCAGGCGATGGTCGTCCGCACCGGGGCCGACCTGGTGGTCTTCAACGACGAGCTGAGCCCCGCGCAGGCCCGAAACCTCTCGGCCGCCCTCAAGTGCCGCGTCATCGACCGGACCCAGCTGATCCTGGACATCTTCGCCCAGCGGGCCCGGAGCCGGGAAGGGAAGCTCCAGGTCGAGCGGGCCCAGCTCGAGTACCTGCTGCCCCGGCTGGGGGGGACGGTGGAGGAGCTCTCCCGGCTCGGAGGCGGCATCGGAACGCGCGGCCCCGGCGAGACCCAGCTCGAGCGAGACCGGCGCCGGGTTCGCCGCCGCCTGGCCCGCCTGCGGCGCGAGCTCGCCTCCTTCGAGGGGACCCGCCGGGTGCAGAGAGCTACCCGGCAGCAGCACGGCATCCCTCTGGTGGCCCTGGTGGGGTACACCAACGCCGGCAAGTCCACGCTCTTCAACCGGTTGACGGGGGCGGGGGTGACGGCCGGCGACCGGCTGTTCGAAACGCTGGATCCTACCCTCAGGCGGCTTCGTCTCGGGTCCCCGCCCGGCGACGAGGTGATCCTGGCCGATACCGTCGGCTTCCTGCGCCGCCTGCCCCACCGGCTGGTGGCCGCCTTCCACGCCACCCTGGAAGAGGTGGTGGAGGCCGACCTGCTGCTGCACGTGGTGGACGCCTCCGATCCCGAGCATCCTCAGCAGATGCAGGCCGTTCAGGCCGTCCTGCGGGAGCTGGGCACCGAGGACAAGCCCCACGTGGTGGCCTTCAACAAGGTCGACCGCCTGGGCGGCCGGCGGCCGCTCGCGATGCGGATGGAACCCCATGCCGTGGCCATCAGCGCCCTCGAGGGCCGCGGCCTGGACGCCCTCCAGGAGGAGATCCGCCGGTGCCTGCCCGAGCGGCTCGTGGTGCGGGAATACCGCTTCCCCTACGGCGCCGCGGGCCTGGTGGCCTGGTTCCACCGGGGGGGCCGGGTCCTCGAAGAGGAGTACGGGCCCGAGGAGATCCGCCTGCGCGTGGAGCTGCGGGAGTCCCTGGCCCGCGAGGCGGGCGCCGTGGTAGGGGCTCGCCGCAGCCAGCGCCGCGTCCCCCAGTAG
- the dinB gene encoding DNA polymerase IV encodes MERLVLHVDMDAFFAAIEVRDQPELAGKPVIVGASPTSRRGVVSTCSYEARRFGVHSAQPIQTAARLCPQAVFLPVDMPRYQRVARQVREVLESFTPLVEPISIDEAFLDMTPVSSRFAGPAAMGRAVKEAIRAATGLTASVGLAPNKSLAKIACDTGKPDGLVVWTQEEAARALAPMPVSRLWGVGPKTGAQLERLGFRTVGDVQAAPEGHMVRLLGERGRELWRLAWGEDDRPVNPEPAAEKSLSHEVTFEESLTRPEAAEATLAELAEELGRRLRRRGLWASRITLKLRYEPFDTRSRSLTTPRPFQSDLDIFHHAQALLRRGGLRGPVRLVGLALSELTATPQLSLFDQGKKGVLDRLQDSLNLKAGRPVIRRARLLLARSPQDPHKRQGTRGAGPEADA; translated from the coding sequence ATGGAGCGCCTGGTGCTGCACGTGGACATGGACGCCTTCTTCGCCGCCATCGAGGTGCGCGATCAGCCCGAGCTGGCAGGGAAGCCGGTGATCGTGGGCGCTTCGCCCACCTCCCGGCGCGGGGTCGTCTCCACCTGCTCCTACGAGGCGCGCCGCTTCGGTGTCCACTCGGCTCAGCCCATCCAGACCGCCGCCCGCCTCTGCCCTCAGGCCGTCTTCCTGCCCGTGGACATGCCCCGCTACCAGCGGGTCGCCCGGCAGGTGCGGGAGGTCCTTGAAAGCTTCACGCCGCTGGTGGAGCCCATCTCCATCGACGAAGCCTTCCTGGACATGACGCCCGTCTCCTCGCGCTTCGCCGGGCCGGCAGCCATGGGGCGGGCCGTGAAAGAGGCGATCCGCGCCGCCACGGGGCTCACCGCCTCCGTGGGCCTCGCGCCCAACAAGAGCCTGGCCAAGATCGCCTGCGACACGGGCAAGCCCGACGGCCTGGTGGTATGGACCCAGGAGGAGGCGGCGCGCGCCCTGGCCCCCATGCCGGTCAGCCGCCTCTGGGGTGTCGGTCCCAAGACCGGGGCCCAGCTGGAGCGGCTGGGATTTCGCACCGTAGGAGACGTGCAGGCGGCCCCCGAGGGTCACATGGTACGCCTCCTGGGCGAGCGGGGCCGGGAGCTGTGGCGGCTGGCCTGGGGCGAGGACGATCGCCCCGTGAACCCCGAGCCCGCCGCCGAGAAGTCCCTCAGCCACGAGGTGACCTTCGAGGAGAGCCTCACCCGCCCCGAGGCCGCCGAGGCGACCCTGGCCGAGCTTGCCGAAGAGTTGGGCCGGCGGCTCCGGAGGCGCGGGCTCTGGGCCTCCCGGATCACCCTGAAGCTCCGCTACGAGCCCTTCGACACCCGCTCCCGCAGCCTCACCACGCCCCGGCCCTTCCAGAGCGATCTGGACATCTTCCACCACGCGCAGGCCCTCCTCCGGCGCGGCGGCCTCAGGGGACCGGTGCGGCTCGTGGGCCTGGCGCTCTCGGAGCTGACGGCAACCCCCCAGCTCTCCCTCTTCGATCAAGGGAAGAAGGGCGTCCTGGACCGTCTCCAGGACAGCCTCAACCTGAAGGCGGGGCGCCCCGTGATCCGGCGGGCGCGCCTGCTCCTGGCTCGGAGCCCGCAGGACCCGCACAAACGCCAAGGGACCCGCGGCGCGGGTCCCGAAGCGGACGCGTGA
- the prmC gene encoding peptide chain release factor N(5)-glutamine methyltransferase, with amino-acid sequence MSLPTLLELLRLATGYLREKGVEQPRLDAEVLLAHVLKTERIMLYVHHDRPLEPEEVTAYRALVARRGRREPAPYLTGEKEFHGLPFRVTPAVLVPRPETEHLVAVALAFAGDGAWHGFDVGTGSGVLAVTLAVRCPQARLVASDLSPEALAVARENAQRHGVDDRVELVEGDLWAGREPRGAWDLVISNPPYLTAQEMAGLPPEVRWEPQLALDGGPDGLAVIRRLAAEAWAHLRPGGLLAFEIGASQAAACLELLENTGHYRDARVTHDHAGLPRVVSCLRAA; translated from the coding sequence GTGAGCCTTCCGACCCTCCTGGAGCTCCTTCGCCTTGCGACCGGATACCTCCGGGAGAAGGGGGTGGAGCAGCCCCGGCTGGATGCGGAGGTGCTCCTGGCCCACGTGTTGAAGACCGAGCGGATCATGCTCTACGTGCACCACGACCGCCCTCTGGAACCCGAGGAGGTCACCGCGTACCGCGCCCTCGTGGCCCGGCGGGGCCGCCGGGAACCCGCACCCTACCTGACGGGCGAGAAGGAGTTCCACGGCCTCCCCTTCCGGGTGACCCCGGCGGTGCTGGTCCCGCGGCCGGAGACCGAGCACCTGGTGGCGGTGGCCCTGGCCTTCGCCGGCGATGGAGCCTGGCATGGGTTCGACGTGGGCACCGGCAGCGGGGTGCTGGCCGTCACCCTGGCGGTGCGCTGCCCTCAGGCCCGGCTGGTGGCCAGCGACCTGTCGCCCGAGGCCCTGGCCGTGGCGCGGGAGAACGCCCAGCGCCATGGCGTCGACGACCGAGTCGAGCTGGTGGAGGGTGACCTCTGGGCGGGTCGGGAGCCCCGAGGCGCGTGGGACCTGGTGATCTCGAACCCGCCGTACCTGACCGCCCAGGAGATGGCCGGCCTGCCCCCCGAGGTGCGCTGGGAGCCCCAGCTCGCCCTCGACGGGGGACCCGACGGGCTGGCCGTCATCCGGCGCCTGGCGGCCGAAGCCTGGGCCCACCTGCGGCCCGGCGGCCTCCTGGCCTTCGAGATCGGCGCCAGTCAGGCGGCGGCGTGCCTGGAGCTCCTGGAGAACACGGGGCACTACCGGGACGCCCGCGTCACCCACGACCACGCTGGGCTCCCCCGGGTGGTGAGCTGCCTCCGGGCAGCCTGA
- a CDS encoding thymidine kinase: MERRPAPVTARLEVIVGSMFSGKSEELIRRVKRARIARLQVQVFKPSLDDRYGSTRVASHDGGAVEAEPVGTAAQLLARVAPGTQVVAIDEVQFFGFEVVPACEALVESGRRVVCAGLDMDFRGEPFGPVPELMARAEEVTKLAAICVRCGQPASRTQRLIGGRPAHYEDPVILVGAEEVYEARCRHCHQVPGRPARRLPVAFTSEAAAAAESPERGMGYA, encoded by the coding sequence ATGGAACGCCGTCCCGCGCCGGTGACGGCCCGGCTCGAGGTCATCGTCGGGTCGATGTTCAGCGGCAAGTCGGAGGAGCTGATCCGGCGGGTCAAGCGGGCCCGCATCGCCCGCCTGCAGGTGCAGGTCTTCAAGCCCAGCCTGGACGACCGGTACGGCTCCACGCGCGTCGCCTCCCACGATGGCGGGGCGGTGGAGGCGGAGCCGGTGGGGACCGCGGCCCAGCTTCTCGCCCGAGTGGCTCCCGGGACCCAGGTGGTCGCGATCGACGAGGTCCAGTTCTTCGGCTTCGAGGTCGTGCCTGCGTGCGAGGCCCTGGTGGAATCGGGACGCCGGGTGGTCTGCGCCGGGCTCGACATGGACTTCCGGGGGGAGCCCTTCGGCCCCGTGCCCGAGCTCATGGCCCGGGCGGAAGAGGTGACCAAGCTGGCCGCCATCTGCGTCCGCTGCGGGCAGCCGGCCAGCCGCACCCAGCGCCTCATCGGCGGCCGTCCCGCCCACTATGAGGATCCGGTGATCCTGGTGGGGGCCGAGGAGGTCTACGAGGCCCGCTGCCGGCACTGTCACCAGGTGCCGGGCCGACCGGCCCGCCGCCTGCCCGTGGCCTTCACGTCCGAGGCGGCCGCGGCGGCGGAGTCGCCGGAGAGGGGGATGGGTTATGCGTGA
- the prfA gene encoding peptide chain release factor 1, translating into MRERLKELEERYEELTRQLMDPSLAADGRRYQQVARAQAELRPLVEHAREGDRLEREAAEARQVLAEAEDPELRELAEEEVARLGRERERWEAEMRRLLIPKDPNDEKSVLVEIRAGTGGEEAALFAADLLRMYTRYAERKGWRVELMGATPTELGGFKEVVVQLSGRGAYSHLKYESGVHRVQRVPVTESGGRIHTSTATVAVLPEAEEVDVAIDPEDLRIDIYRSSGHGGQSVNTTDSAVRITHLPTGLVVTCQDERSQLKNKEKALRVLRARLLDRARQEQALQVAESRKSQVGTGERSERIRTYNFPQGRVSDHRIGLTLYRLEAVLDGDLDELVEAVRTDDQARRLQEVRM; encoded by the coding sequence ATGCGTGAGCGGCTGAAGGAGCTGGAGGAACGGTACGAGGAGCTGACCCGCCAGCTCATGGACCCGTCCCTGGCCGCCGACGGGCGCCGCTACCAGCAGGTGGCCCGGGCCCAGGCGGAGCTGCGGCCTCTGGTGGAGCACGCGCGGGAGGGCGACCGCCTGGAACGCGAGGCGGCCGAGGCGCGCCAGGTGCTCGCGGAGGCGGAGGACCCCGAGCTGCGGGAGTTGGCCGAGGAAGAGGTCGCCCGCCTGGGGCGCGAGCGGGAGCGGTGGGAGGCCGAGATGCGACGCCTCCTGATCCCCAAGGACCCCAACGACGAGAAGAGCGTGCTGGTGGAGATCCGGGCGGGCACCGGGGGAGAGGAGGCCGCGCTCTTCGCGGCCGACCTCCTGCGCATGTACACCCGCTACGCCGAGCGGAAGGGATGGCGCGTGGAGCTGATGGGGGCCACGCCCACCGAGCTGGGCGGCTTCAAGGAAGTGGTGGTGCAGCTGTCGGGGCGGGGGGCGTACAGCCACCTGAAGTACGAGAGCGGCGTCCACCGGGTGCAACGGGTGCCGGTCACCGAGTCCGGAGGGCGGATCCACACCTCGACGGCGACGGTGGCGGTCCTCCCAGAGGCCGAGGAGGTCGACGTGGCCATCGACCCCGAAGACCTGCGCATCGACATCTACCGCTCCAGCGGCCACGGCGGCCAAAGCGTCAACACCACCGACTCCGCGGTCCGCATCACCCACCTGCCCACGGGTCTGGTGGTCACCTGCCAGGACGAGCGTTCCCAGCTCAAGAACAAGGAGAAGGCGCTCCGGGTGCTGAGGGCCCGCCTGCTCGATCGGGCCCGGCAGGAGCAGGCGCTGCAGGTGGCCGAGTCGCGCAAGAGCCAGGTGGGAACGGGCGAGCGGAGCGAGCGGATCCGCACCTACAACTTCCCCCAGGGGCGGGTGAGCGACCACCGGATCGGCCTCACCCTCTACCGGCTGGAGGCGGTCCTGGACGGCGACCTGGACGAGCTGGTCGAGGCGGTTCGGACCGACGACCAGGCCCGGCGCCTGCAGGAGGTCCGGATGTGA
- a CDS encoding hypothetical protein (CodY; DNA-binding protein that represses the expression of many genes that are induced as cells make the transition from rapid exponential growth to stationary phase (By similarity). It is a GTP-binding protein that senses the intracellular GTP concentration as an indicator of nutritional limitations. At low GTP concentration it no longer binds GTP and stop to act as a transcriptional repressor) — MLKEMQKISQVLQASGNNVSLTDLAAALRDSYRAETSVYVISPSGKVLGHALMGELPETAFDAEWIEARRVPEDLGTSLLKVGALSTGAEVAHVIGADLPAVVLPIIGSGRRVGTLLLVRLQGAFSDQELALADYAATAAGMVIGRALDEEEEDLAEEKRMARSAIRSLSYSEILAMQHIFDELQGDEGLLVASRIADEAGITRSVIVNALRKLASANVIESRSLGMKGTYLRILNREIRNELERQRYPYLSGSALMKKQA; from the coding sequence GTGCTCAAGGAAATGCAGAAGATCAGCCAGGTGCTCCAGGCTTCGGGGAACAACGTCAGCCTCACCGACCTGGCAGCCGCGTTGCGGGATTCGTACCGGGCCGAAACGTCGGTCTACGTCATCAGCCCCAGCGGCAAGGTGCTGGGCCACGCCCTCATGGGCGAGCTGCCGGAGACCGCTTTCGACGCGGAGTGGATCGAGGCTCGCCGCGTGCCCGAAGACCTGGGCACCTCGCTGCTGAAGGTGGGCGCCCTCTCGACCGGGGCCGAGGTTGCGCACGTGATCGGAGCCGATCTGCCCGCCGTGGTCCTGCCCATCATCGGGTCGGGTCGGCGGGTGGGCACGCTCCTGCTGGTCCGCCTCCAGGGTGCCTTCTCCGACCAGGAACTGGCGCTGGCCGACTACGCCGCCACCGCCGCCGGCATGGTCATCGGCCGGGCCCTGGACGAGGAGGAGGAGGACCTGGCCGAGGAGAAGCGCATGGCCCGCTCGGCCATCCGGAGCCTCTCCTACTCGGAGATCCTCGCCATGCAGCACATCTTCGACGAGCTCCAGGGTGACGAGGGCCTGCTGGTGGCCAGCCGCATCGCCGACGAGGCGGGCATCACCCGGTCGGTCATCGTCAACGCCCTGCGCAAGCTGGCCTCGGCCAACGTCATCGAATCCCGCTCGCTGGGCATGAAGGGGACCTACCTGCGGATCCTCAACCGGGAGATCCGGAACGAGCTGGAGCGCCAGCGGTACCCGTACCTGAGCGGCTCCGCCCTCATGAAGAAGCAGGCCTGA